ACAACATATATCGCCAATAAtctattcaaattcattttggtCTGTATGCATCATTTGGCATCGTTattgattgcataaataaatagATTTTATGGTTCGTTGGACTTCGACCACCAATTTAACATAATTTGAATGACTGATAcagtttttgttaattaatttaatgtgttatcGTGATATGGGTTTCGTTAAGAAGGTGTTAAGGGTTAAGTTACTGTGTTCCAACAGTCGCGGATCCATTATTTTATAGAATCTTTTGAAATCGATGTCACTCTTacgcagggcctatttttgaaaaatttctaaaatttactaaaaaattaattttttgaaaatagtcTCTGATTCTACTCGAGTATCTATCTCTCAAGCTCTGGGACTGTAAATGAAAGGAATAACATGACACAATTCCAGTTCAAAAGCGAAGTTGCAGTAAACAGTACAGTACCGATGCCGATTGCCGAAgctaaatgttttttaattcGAACACAAATTTACCATCTATTAGGAGATCCCCTAACAGCCTCCCTATTGTCTTCAAACAATCTACTAACGTACAACCATTGATAAATGTATTTTCTCTCTGTTGCAGATAAACAACAAGAGTTCGATTTACCATCGTTGCGTATCGACGAGAATGAAATTGCTACTCAACAAGCTCAACAACGTAGTCGTTCGCCACGAGGCGTTGGCGGTGGTCCGCCAATGTCTCAAATATCAGGCGTTAAGCGGCCATTATCACACACAAACTCATTTACTGGTGAACGTTTACCCACGCATGGTGTGGAAACGCCGCATGAAAATGCATTAGGAACTTATTTGGGAGAAATCGACACATGGGCATAGACATATTTAAAATTGGAGATCTTAGTTTATCGAGACCATTGACCTGTGTCGCCTTTACCGTGTTTCAggtaaaaatgtgaattttgaacacaaaaaaaaactggacaAAAGGTCTAAAGATTTCAATCGTTTTCGCCCCATACAGAGTAGAGATTTATTAAACGCTTTAATGATACCACCGAAAACATTCATTACATTTATGGCTACTCTTGAAGATCATTACGTCAAAGACAATCCTTTTCACAATTCATTACATGCGGCCGATGTGGCCCAAAGTACGAATGTTCTATTAAATACTCCAGCTTTGGAAGGTGTCTTTACACCATTGGAAGTTGGCGGAGCGTTGTTTGCAGCTTGTATACATGACGTCGATCATCCTGGTTTAaccaatcaatttttgataaattcaaGTAAGTAATGGAGCAAGTAGTGAACTCGCAATTTACTCTCTTCTACTTTCCGGTTTctgtaaaagaaaatccttcaGTATGAGTGGACACCTACAAGCTATATATCATCTGATGTcctttgtaattaatttttatttttttttcaatcaataatTTCAGGCTCGGAATTAGCATTAATGTATAACGATGAATCTGTTTTGGAAAATCACCATTTAGCTGTTGCCTTTAAATTACTCCAAAATACAGGATGTGATATATTTTGTAATATACAGAAGTGAGTCATGTCGTTgcgaattttgttttcgttaaatCACGACCGAAATAAATTGTaacgaattatttattttttgcttaTTTATTACAGAAAACAACGTCAAACGTTGCGAAAAATGGTGATCGATATTGTACTGTCGACAGACATGTCGAAGCATATGAGCTTATTAGCCGATTTGAAGACTATGGTTGAGACTAAAAAGGTTGCCGGTTCTGGTGTGCTATTATTAGATAATTATACGGATCGAATTCAAGTTAGTTGATTTGCCAATTGCATCCATGACACGACCATCAATTCTAATTCCATTTGACCATATTCACAGGTCTTAGAAAATCTTGTACATTGTGCTGATCTTAGTAATCCAACAAAACCGTTACCATTATACAAAAGTTGGATCAGTTTATTGATGGAGGAATTCTTTCAACAAGGCGACAAAGAACGCGAAATGGGTTTGGACATTAGTCCAATGTGCGATCGTCATAATGCTACAATTGAAAAGTCTCAAGTGGGATTCATCGATTATATTGTACATCCGTTGTGGGAAACATGGGCCGATCTTGTACATCCGGTATGTTTTCGAATCAAAACTTGAATCGatcgaaaacaaattctaattttttattttgtctttgTGGGATTTTGTTAATAGGACGCACAAGATATTTTAGATACACTGGAAGAGAATCGCGATTACTATCAAAGTATGATACCGCCGTCGCCACCCACGGGTGATGACGATGGTGACGAAAGGATTCGTTTTCAggtatgttaaaaaaaataaaaacaaacaaaaactccaCTAACAAaccaaaatctaaaaaaaaccgaatgaACCAACCATCCTTTAAAAGTAGAATTTCCACCAACACTTATACTTTGAATGAATCAAATGTATAAGCCGAACCATATTTATATAACTGGTGACATTCTACCATCTATAACATTTctttgaagaaagaaaaagaatttccCCAACTAAAGAActgtgtgtgttttttgtgCGTTTTCGAATATATTACGATAAACAAAACTAGAATAGAACTGAGATGTGATGGATTTACATGCTTTGATGtaaggacaaaaaaaaacaatttaaaaatataaaacatagCACTGCCTGGCGCTATTTTAGAACTATAACCTAAAAATAATATCAATGATCCACATATAGAAAATGAATGTGTACTAATCGCAATAGAGGCtaaactaaaaaaacaaaaaaaaaaacttggaacagaaaaagtaaattttgtaGCAACCAAAGCAACagaaaaagaaatggaaaacCTGTTTTTTCAGTAgagatttgatttttataatttcgaattttcaatttattttatttgtgttttttttcggttataaAGGTAACCTTAGAAGAATCGGATAATGAAGGTGATCaagacgatgatgatgataaggAAGACGGTCAGCCGTCAGTCAGTCAAAGCCAATCACATCCATCAGGAATGTGACGGAGAGTAGTGGGTTTATGCCGGTAAGCTTTCAGAAAAAGCTCAAACATTTTGGTTAATCAGATGAATATTTcggttttaatttaaagaaagagagagagagagaatttttttagaaaacaaaattgtttgattgaaaaaacaaaaaacttttgttttggataatcgtaaaaaattaatatttttttttagcagtgacataatttcacataaaattaaaagaaaaaattgaaattgcacaaataaaaatgctaaaaaaggaaaataaatattgcaaagagaaattaaatctaaaatgtaaaagtaaaaaaatgaaaaaaatgttttaaaaaaaaatatgaaaaacaaaaagataaTTCCTAATGAGTGTTTAAATGTACCTATAAATACAAGTAAAAGCAAGAAAATTgtctaaatatttaattaaaaaaatgaattcataaactgacgatttttagaaataaagagaaatgaaaataaagaaaaaaaaactttgttaaaATTCGATTGTTTCgtatttaaaagaaagaaaatataataaaaatgctGCTTAGTAAATCATAAAAGAATAATATAATTGGTAAACCagaaatataacaaaaaaaaacacaaaaaattttgactttgtgtgtgagtgtggCTTTATTCGTTTAGATTtctcttaaaaaaaagaagaaatgtCCGTGTTCTAACAAtcgataaaagaaaattatttgaatttttcgctgaacaaaaagaaaaccttGTACGACTATTTACaatatattatatattatacagaaatattcaatgaaattatagtaaaacaaaagtaaattaaatacaaacaacaaaaacaacagaTAAGTCTGGAAACATATCGCCTCAGAGGACACAATTGATAGTGAATTTTACTGACTCTTGATTTCTGTACCGACGAACAGATTCGATTTATTATTTCTCATCAACTACGAAATCGAACCATCAAAATTGGGCTATTCAATAAAACGCCTAGTTATAAGCTGAACTGGACAGGCCAAAAGCGTTAAATGAATGGAGTTGAAGTTGTCTCATAACCTATTTTtgtacgaaatattttcttggtttttctttttgagaaa
This Bradysia coprophila strain Holo2 unplaced genomic scaffold, BU_Bcop_v1 contig_728, whole genome shotgun sequence DNA region includes the following protein-coding sequences:
- the LOC119083969 gene encoding LOW QUALITY PROTEIN: cAMP-specific 3',5'-cyclic phosphodiesterase-like (The sequence of the model RefSeq protein was modified relative to this genomic sequence to represent the inferred CDS: inserted 2 bases in 2 codons); the protein is MAPQQIETSCGYSSTKAIVPGDEAYLRLAGDTMEELEWCLDQLXTIQTHRSVSDMASLKFKRMLNKELSHFSESSKSGNQISEYICSTFLDKQQEFDLPSLRIDENEIATQQAQQRSRSPRGVGGGPPMSQISGVKRPLSHTNSFTGERLPTHGVETPHENALGTYLGEIDTWXIDIFKIGDLSLSRPLTCVAFTVFQSRDLLNALMIPPKTFITFMATLEDHYVKDNPFHNSLHAADVAQSTNVLLNTPALEGVFTPLEVGGALFAACIHDVDHPGLTNQFLINSSSELALMYNDESVLENHHLAVAFKLLQNTGCDIFCNIQKKQRQTLRKMVIDIVLSTDMSKHMSLLADLKTMVETKKVAGSGVLLLDNYTDRIQVLENLVHCADLSNPTKPLPLYKSWISLLMEEFFQQGDKEREMGLDISPMCDRHNATIEKSQVGFIDYIVHPLWETWADLVHPDAQDILDTLEENRDYYQSMIPPSPPTGDDDGDERIRFQVTLEESDNEGDQDDDDDKEDGQPSVSQSQSHPSGM